The following proteins come from a genomic window of Bactrocera tryoni isolate S06 chromosome 1, CSIRO_BtryS06_freeze2, whole genome shotgun sequence:
- the LOC120774975 gene encoding ankyrin repeat and fibronectin type-III domain-containing protein 1 isoform X2, whose translation MPFHFNNNNDNNQSNNNSNKADQNEVGTIATLFSAVEHGHLDKARTILESTDVDVNSINSDGLSALDVAVLSNNRSMTKMLLQHGAIEGTQFSSDTIGNKLNGLLKDAESRIQDLSGTSDGGLCQPTFASRPSISSIIIGNTGSSVTGCTGNEIEKQIGNWERRVKGLRRLLLGWDQTRPPDAPASVAVDVTGDNSIALQILEPYEGAIATKFKVQWSTRADFSNIVGEREMVDWTSFHGNMGTQLQIGGLTQGRRYFIRAACGNVKGWGAYKTSVPASVVPSSWRDFNNREDRYVGRQRVLDNLFTAVRLARPADVSELTLDVGAAQRRNPKKKTTIKQLFSVASKFQKHLRRGVYLASVVYCEDKVLVTSEDFLPVIEIDETYPSSLYSDYHWLMKVACTWDDVKSLRTDMERNLTSAVHFRTKLLSAVCQMQSTLGLNDLGQLFYKPLRDSHGTVVLTCIQSVKSQKTVSILNSRWLPLNKLQKKIVALLEDYNISEMLISSISEQIHYHQASTQRLSPGLYLGYLKMQCSMDQIQVVVPVKTPNVLPHYKVRDNSHITADEWQILKRKKSTSSNSRSNSPLNMALEFNTSTEETTEGQRLFLYDLTNAAHKLFTYMNIKPEDAKTHRLYDIEVIEHSKDISFLVICPAVELACAVPGQSELLLQRDDLASLSIQAFEMIHLRTYQPGIIQKYARLSCILELDTALATHSQREAFSTSELQTAKERLAKLQELSANLNAVWKSVRWLMDVIAFARDKNAQSSEIMKDILAYDNGRDKCREGRAVDKQLLQPPTRDAKYTKSSGRGSWPGPGANSQGSSSNCLAAEHSKSEQNLGRSAITPTSCASLIPPQQSATKSQSSSDSRKTVSSTGTQQLLQVSMGGYTSSDVSLRKNSGDSMTSSQYTTRSYYSGAESALGSNNELGQIFAIPPSRSDDTLALGSLDGTKHTHSAVTHRKRTSSNITQHVTTPASLATATHCSSSAPYLPTGSNLSLKTASSSDYDIKTSKLSSQSAVEHSIGGKVKAASSANLRDGALYLKTTHTALPSGVKPISSEEASTAAALATTAKTASIKSLSRHSSEEDTASGSSHTSEQATNAAALSSAPSSGIIQVYTAYNTGLASGTSLKLHVTPKTTAREVINLVVKQLNMAAVLKGNNGPIYTADMLENFCLVAVIGARERCLRDDFKPLQLQNPWRKGRLYVRQKHELLAAIEHANRKSHLI comes from the exons CTCTGTTTTCGGCAGTCGAACATGGACATCTCGACAAGGCGCGCACCATTCTGGAATCAACCGATGTGGATGTCAATAG cataaaTAGTGATGGCCTGTCAGCATTGGATGTTGCTGTCCTCAGCAACAATCGCTCGATGACCaaaatgttgctgcaacatggCGCAATCGAGGGCACACAAT TTTCCTCAGATACCATCGGAAACAAATTGAATGGTCTGCTCAAAGATGCTGAGTCTCGTATACAGGACTTGAGCGGCACATCGGATGGTGGGCTTTGTCAGCCCACATTTGCATCACGACCGTCCATATCCAGTATTATTATTG GCAACACTGGCTCCTCCGTGACCGGCTGCACAGGCAACGAAATCGAAAAGCAAATCGGCAATTGGGAGCGACGCGTGAAGGGCTTGCGACGCCTGCTGCTCGGCTGGGATCAGACGCGCCCACCGGATGCGCCCGCCTCGGTGGCGGTGGATGTGACGGGCGACAACTCGATAGCGCTGCAAATACTCGAGCCGTACGAAGGTGCAATTGCCACGAAATTCAAAG TGCAATGGTCGACTCGTGCGGATTTCAGCAACATTGTGGGCGAACGCGAAATGGTCGACTGGACGAGTTTCCACGGCAATATGGGCACACAGTTGCAGATTGGCGGCTTGACGCAAGGACGCCGCTACTTCATACGCGCTGCTTGTGGCAATGTCAAGGGTTGGGGCGCGTACAAAACGTCCGTGCCTGCAAGCGTCGTGCCATCAA GTTGGCGCGATTTCAATAATCGCGAAGATCGTTATGTGGGACGTCAGCGTGTTTTGGACAATCTTTTTACGGCAGTACGTTTGGCGCGGCCGGCGGATGTATCGGAGTTGACATTGGACGTCGGTGCGGCACAGCGACGCAATCCAAAAAAGAAGACTACGATAAAGCAACTATTTTCGGTGGCatcgaaatttcaaaagcaCTTAAGACG CGGCGTCTACTTGGCTAGTGTCGTTTATTGTGAGGACAAAGTGCTGGTGACTAGTGAAGATTTCTTGCCCGTTATCGAGATAGATGAGACATATCCGAGCAGCTTATACAGTGATTACCATTGGCTTATGAAG GTTGCCTGCACCTGGGACGATGTGAAGTCGTTACGCACGGATATGGAGCGTAATTTAACATCCGCCGTACATTTTCGCACCAAACTCCTGTCCGCAGTTTGTCAAATGCAATCGACATTGGGTCTCAATGACTTGGGACAGCTTTTCTACAAACCACTACGTGATTCTCATGGCACAGTTGTCCTGACCTGCATACAGTCTGTGAAGAGCCAGAAAACCGTATCCATACTCAACTCGCGGTGGTTGCCACTGAATAAATTGCAAAAGAAGATAGTCGCATTGTTGGAGGACTACAACATCAGTGAGATGTTAATATCCTCCATCAGCGAGCAAATACACTACCATCAAGCATCTACGCAACGTCTAAGTCCAGGTTTATATTTGGGCTATCTGAAAATGCAGTGCTCTATGGACCAGATACAAGTGGTGGTGCCCGTGAAGACACCCAATGTGCTGCCGCATTACAAGGTGCGTGACAACAGTCACATCACTGCCGATGAATGGCAAATACTGAAGCGTAAAAAGTCCACGAGTTCCAACAGTCGCAGCAATAGTCCCTTGAATATGGCGCTGGAATTCAATACAAGTACTGAAGAGACCACCGAAGGCCAACGTTTATTCCTCTACGACCTCACTAATGCCGCGCATAAGCTATTCACCTATATGAATATAAAGCCGGAGGATGCCAAGACGCATCGTCTGTATGACATCGAAGTCATTGAGCACAGCAAAGATATTAGCTTTCTAGTGATCTGTCCCGCCGTCGAGCTGGCTTGTGCCGTGCCTGGACAGTCAGAGTTGCTGTTACAACGTGACGATCTCGCCAGTCTGAGCATACAGGCCTTCGAGATGATACACCTGCGCACTTACCAACCTGGCatcatacaaaaatatgcacGCCTCTCTTGCATACTGGAATTAGATACAGCATTGGCCACACATTCGCAACGTGAAGCCTTCTCCACAAGCGAACTGCAAACGGCCAAGGAACGTTTGGCGAAATTGCAAGAGCTATCAGCGAACTTGAATGCCGTGTGGAAGAGTGTGCGTTGGTTGATGGACGTGATTGCATTTGCACGCGATAAAAACGCACAATCCTCAGAGATCATGAAAGACATACTTGCCTATGACAATGGTCGCGATAAGTGCAGGGAGGGACGTGCAGTGGATAAGCAGCTGCTACAACCACCAACACGCGATGCCAAATACACAAAAAGTTCCGGACGTGGCAGCTGGCCAGGGCCGGGCGCCAATTCGCAGGGTTCCAGCAGTAACTGCTTAGCAGCCGAACATTCTAAGTCCGAACAGAATCTGGGACGTAGTGCTATAACGCCCACCTCCTGTGCAAGCCTAATACCGCCGCAACAGTCTGCCACCAAATCGCAAAGCAGTAGCGATTCACGTAAAACTGTCAGTTCCACCGGTACGCAACAATTGTTGCAAGTCAGTATGGGCGGCTACACGAGCTCTGACGTTTCGTTGCGCAAAAATAGCGGTGACTCAATGACCTCGTCGCAATACACAACGCGCAGCTACTATTCGGGGGCGGAATCGGCGCTAGGTAGTAACAACGAACTCGGACAGATCTTTGCAATACCACCCTCACGTTCCGATGACACACTAGCACTGGGCAGTTTGGATGGaacaaaacacacacattcCGCAGTCACGCATCGCAAACGTACCAGTTCCAACATTACACAACATGTAACGACGCCAGCATCCTTGGCCACCGCAACACATTGTTCCAGTTCAGCGCCTTATTTGCCCACCGGCTCGAATCTCTCACTGAAAACCGCTTCCAGCTCTGACTATGACATCAAAACGTCCAAGCTCAGCAGCCAATCGGCCGTCGAACATTCCATTGGTGGCAAAGTGAAGGCTGCCTCAAGCGCAAATCTACGAGATGGCGCTCTCTACTTAAAAACAACGCATACTGCGCTGCCCAGCGGTGTAAAGCCTATCAGCAGTGAGGAAGCCTCCACCGCGGCTGCGTTAGCAACTACTGCAAAAACTGCCTCCATAAAAAGTCTCTCGCGACACAGTAGCGAAGAGGACACTGCGAGTGGTTCCAGTCACACCTCTGAACAAGCAACCAATGCCGCCGCACTGAGCAGCGCGCCCAGCTCAGGTATCATACAAGTCTACACTGCATACAATACAGGTCTGGCGTCCGGTACTAGCCTCAAATTGCACGTAACGCCGAAAACAACTGCGCGTGAAGTGATCAATTTGGTAGTGAAACAACTAAATATGGCGGCAGTGCTGAAGGGCAACAACGGACCCATCTATACGGCGGATATGCTGGAGAACTTCTGCTTGGTGGCCGTGATAGGCGCACGTGAGCGTTGCTTGCGTGATGACTTTAAGCCATTGCAATTGCAAAACCCCTGGCGCAAGGGTAGACTCTACGTCCGACAAAAACACGAACTGCTGGCGGCCATTGAACATGCAAATCGCAAATCTCATCTGATTTGA
- the LOC120774975 gene encoding uncharacterized protein LOC120774975 isoform X3: MTKMLLQHGAIEGTQFSSDTIGNKLNGLLKDAESRIQDLSGTSDGGLCQPTFASRPSISSIIIGNTGSSVTGCTGNEIEKQIGNWERRVKGLRRLLLGWDQTRPPDAPASVAVDVTGDNSIALQILEPYEGAIATKFKVQWSTRADFSNIVGEREMVDWTSFHGNMGTQLQIGGLTQGRRYFIRAACGNVKGWGAYKTSVPASVVPSSWRDFNNREDRYVGRQRVLDNLFTAVRLARPADVSELTLDVGAAQRRNPKKKTTIKQLFSVASKFQKHLRRGVYLASVVYCEDKVLVTSEDFLPVIEIDETYPSSLYSDYHWLMKVACTWDDVKSLRTDMERNLTSAVHFRTKLLSAVCQMQSTLGLNDLGQLFYKPLRDSHGTVVLTCIQSVKSQKTVSILNSRWLPLNKLQKKIVALLEDYNISEMLISSISEQIHYHQASTQRLSPGLYLGYLKMQCSMDQIQVVVPVKTPNVLPHYKVRDNSHITADEWQILKRKKSTSSNSRSNSPLNMALEFNTSTEETTEGQRLFLYDLTNAAHKLFTYMNIKPEDAKTHRLYDIEVIEHSKDISFLVICPAVELACAVPGQSELLLQRDDLASLSIQAFEMIHLRTYQPGIIQKYARLSCILELDTALATHSQREAFSTSELQTAKERLAKLQELSANLNAVWKSVRWLMDVIAFARDKNAQSSEIMKDILAYDNGRDKCREGRAVDKQLLQPPTRDAKYTKSSGRGSWPGPGANSQGSSSNCLAAEHSKSEQNLGRSAITPTSCASLIPPQQSATKSQSSSDSRKTVSSTGTQQLLQVSMGGYTSSDVSLRKNSGDSMTSSQYTTRSYYSGAESALGSNNELGQIFAIPPSRSDDTLALGSLDGTKHTHSAVTHRKRTSSNITQHVTTPASLATATHCSSSAPYLPTGSNLSLKTASSSDYDIKTSKLSSQSAVEHSIGGKVKAASSANLRDGALYLKTTHTALPSGVKPISSEEASTAAALATTAKTASIKSLSRHSSEEDTASGSSHTSEQATNAAALSSAPSSGIIQVYTAYNTGLASGTSLKLHVTPKTTAREVINLVVKQLNMAAVLKGNNGPIYTADMLENFCLVAVIGARERCLRDDFKPLQLQNPWRKGRLYVRQKHELLAAIEHANRKSHLI, from the exons ATGACCaaaatgttgctgcaacatggCGCAATCGAGGGCACACAAT TTTCCTCAGATACCATCGGAAACAAATTGAATGGTCTGCTCAAAGATGCTGAGTCTCGTATACAGGACTTGAGCGGCACATCGGATGGTGGGCTTTGTCAGCCCACATTTGCATCACGACCGTCCATATCCAGTATTATTATTG GCAACACTGGCTCCTCCGTGACCGGCTGCACAGGCAACGAAATCGAAAAGCAAATCGGCAATTGGGAGCGACGCGTGAAGGGCTTGCGACGCCTGCTGCTCGGCTGGGATCAGACGCGCCCACCGGATGCGCCCGCCTCGGTGGCGGTGGATGTGACGGGCGACAACTCGATAGCGCTGCAAATACTCGAGCCGTACGAAGGTGCAATTGCCACGAAATTCAAAG TGCAATGGTCGACTCGTGCGGATTTCAGCAACATTGTGGGCGAACGCGAAATGGTCGACTGGACGAGTTTCCACGGCAATATGGGCACACAGTTGCAGATTGGCGGCTTGACGCAAGGACGCCGCTACTTCATACGCGCTGCTTGTGGCAATGTCAAGGGTTGGGGCGCGTACAAAACGTCCGTGCCTGCAAGCGTCGTGCCATCAA GTTGGCGCGATTTCAATAATCGCGAAGATCGTTATGTGGGACGTCAGCGTGTTTTGGACAATCTTTTTACGGCAGTACGTTTGGCGCGGCCGGCGGATGTATCGGAGTTGACATTGGACGTCGGTGCGGCACAGCGACGCAATCCAAAAAAGAAGACTACGATAAAGCAACTATTTTCGGTGGCatcgaaatttcaaaagcaCTTAAGACG CGGCGTCTACTTGGCTAGTGTCGTTTATTGTGAGGACAAAGTGCTGGTGACTAGTGAAGATTTCTTGCCCGTTATCGAGATAGATGAGACATATCCGAGCAGCTTATACAGTGATTACCATTGGCTTATGAAG GTTGCCTGCACCTGGGACGATGTGAAGTCGTTACGCACGGATATGGAGCGTAATTTAACATCCGCCGTACATTTTCGCACCAAACTCCTGTCCGCAGTTTGTCAAATGCAATCGACATTGGGTCTCAATGACTTGGGACAGCTTTTCTACAAACCACTACGTGATTCTCATGGCACAGTTGTCCTGACCTGCATACAGTCTGTGAAGAGCCAGAAAACCGTATCCATACTCAACTCGCGGTGGTTGCCACTGAATAAATTGCAAAAGAAGATAGTCGCATTGTTGGAGGACTACAACATCAGTGAGATGTTAATATCCTCCATCAGCGAGCAAATACACTACCATCAAGCATCTACGCAACGTCTAAGTCCAGGTTTATATTTGGGCTATCTGAAAATGCAGTGCTCTATGGACCAGATACAAGTGGTGGTGCCCGTGAAGACACCCAATGTGCTGCCGCATTACAAGGTGCGTGACAACAGTCACATCACTGCCGATGAATGGCAAATACTGAAGCGTAAAAAGTCCACGAGTTCCAACAGTCGCAGCAATAGTCCCTTGAATATGGCGCTGGAATTCAATACAAGTACTGAAGAGACCACCGAAGGCCAACGTTTATTCCTCTACGACCTCACTAATGCCGCGCATAAGCTATTCACCTATATGAATATAAAGCCGGAGGATGCCAAGACGCATCGTCTGTATGACATCGAAGTCATTGAGCACAGCAAAGATATTAGCTTTCTAGTGATCTGTCCCGCCGTCGAGCTGGCTTGTGCCGTGCCTGGACAGTCAGAGTTGCTGTTACAACGTGACGATCTCGCCAGTCTGAGCATACAGGCCTTCGAGATGATACACCTGCGCACTTACCAACCTGGCatcatacaaaaatatgcacGCCTCTCTTGCATACTGGAATTAGATACAGCATTGGCCACACATTCGCAACGTGAAGCCTTCTCCACAAGCGAACTGCAAACGGCCAAGGAACGTTTGGCGAAATTGCAAGAGCTATCAGCGAACTTGAATGCCGTGTGGAAGAGTGTGCGTTGGTTGATGGACGTGATTGCATTTGCACGCGATAAAAACGCACAATCCTCAGAGATCATGAAAGACATACTTGCCTATGACAATGGTCGCGATAAGTGCAGGGAGGGACGTGCAGTGGATAAGCAGCTGCTACAACCACCAACACGCGATGCCAAATACACAAAAAGTTCCGGACGTGGCAGCTGGCCAGGGCCGGGCGCCAATTCGCAGGGTTCCAGCAGTAACTGCTTAGCAGCCGAACATTCTAAGTCCGAACAGAATCTGGGACGTAGTGCTATAACGCCCACCTCCTGTGCAAGCCTAATACCGCCGCAACAGTCTGCCACCAAATCGCAAAGCAGTAGCGATTCACGTAAAACTGTCAGTTCCACCGGTACGCAACAATTGTTGCAAGTCAGTATGGGCGGCTACACGAGCTCTGACGTTTCGTTGCGCAAAAATAGCGGTGACTCAATGACCTCGTCGCAATACACAACGCGCAGCTACTATTCGGGGGCGGAATCGGCGCTAGGTAGTAACAACGAACTCGGACAGATCTTTGCAATACCACCCTCACGTTCCGATGACACACTAGCACTGGGCAGTTTGGATGGaacaaaacacacacattcCGCAGTCACGCATCGCAAACGTACCAGTTCCAACATTACACAACATGTAACGACGCCAGCATCCTTGGCCACCGCAACACATTGTTCCAGTTCAGCGCCTTATTTGCCCACCGGCTCGAATCTCTCACTGAAAACCGCTTCCAGCTCTGACTATGACATCAAAACGTCCAAGCTCAGCAGCCAATCGGCCGTCGAACATTCCATTGGTGGCAAAGTGAAGGCTGCCTCAAGCGCAAATCTACGAGATGGCGCTCTCTACTTAAAAACAACGCATACTGCGCTGCCCAGCGGTGTAAAGCCTATCAGCAGTGAGGAAGCCTCCACCGCGGCTGCGTTAGCAACTACTGCAAAAACTGCCTCCATAAAAAGTCTCTCGCGACACAGTAGCGAAGAGGACACTGCGAGTGGTTCCAGTCACACCTCTGAACAAGCAACCAATGCCGCCGCACTGAGCAGCGCGCCCAGCTCAGGTATCATACAAGTCTACACTGCATACAATACAGGTCTGGCGTCCGGTACTAGCCTCAAATTGCACGTAACGCCGAAAACAACTGCGCGTGAAGTGATCAATTTGGTAGTGAAACAACTAAATATGGCGGCAGTGCTGAAGGGCAACAACGGACCCATCTATACGGCGGATATGCTGGAGAACTTCTGCTTGGTGGCCGTGATAGGCGCACGTGAGCGTTGCTTGCGTGATGACTTTAAGCCATTGCAATTGCAAAACCCCTGGCGCAAGGGTAGACTCTACGTCCGACAAAAACACGAACTGCTGGCGGCCATTGAACATGCAAATCGCAAATCTCATCTGATTTGA